The genome window GCAGACGCTCGCCAAACTCAAGCCGGCCTTCGCCGCCGACGGCACCGTGACCGCCGGCAACGCCTCGCAGATCTCCGACGGGGGCTGCGCCGTGGTGGTCATGAGTGCCGCGAAGGCCCGCGAGCTGGGTGTCCCGGTCCTTGCCGAGATCGGCGCGCACGGCACCGTCGCCGGCCCGGACGCCAGCCTGCAGTCGCAGCCGGCGAACGCCATCAAGAAGGCGCTCGCCAAGGAGGGGCTGACAGTCGACGGCCTCGACCTGGTCGAGCTGAACGAGGCCTTCGCCCAGGTGGGCATCCAGTCCCGCAAGGAGCTGGGCATCGACGAGGACAAGGTCAACGTCAACGGTGGCGCCATCTCCCTGGGCCACCCCATCGGCATGTCGGGGGCCCGGGTCGCACTGCACCTGGTGCTCGAGCTGAGGCGCCGCGGCGGCGGAATCGGTGCGGCCGCGCTGTGCGGCGGCGGAGGTCAGGGCGACGCGCTGATCCTGCACGTCCCCGCCGCCGGGTGACGACGGCGCGCTCGCGCCGCGCGCTCGACATTCCCGCGCTCGTGGAGCAGGCGGGGGAGGGGCAGCCCCGCGCCGTCGCACGGCTGATCAGCCTGGTCGAGGACGCGAGCCCGGCGCTGCGCGAGGTCATGGCGCTGCTCGCGCCGCGCGCCGGGCACGCCCGCGTTCTCGGGCTGACCGGATCGCCCGGCGTCGGCAAGTCCACCTGCACCAGCGCCCTGGTGACCGCCTACCGCCGCCGTGGCCTGCGCGTGGGGGTCCTCGCGGTGGACCCGAGTTCGCCCTTCTCCGGCGGCGCCCTGCTCGGGGACCGGGTCCGGATGCAGGAGCACGCGACCGACGGGGGTGTGTTCATCCGCTCGATGGCCTCGCGCGGCCAGCTCGGCGGGCTGTCCTGGGCCACGCCGCAGGCGCTCCGGGTGCTGGCCGCCGCCGGTTGCGACGTGGTGCTCGTCGAGACGGTCGGGGTGGGGCAGGCCGAGGTCGAGGTCGCCTCGCTGGCCGACACGACGCTCGTCCTGCTGGCCCCCGGCATGGGCGACGGCATCCAGGCTGCGAAGGCGGGCATCCTCGAGGTGGCCGACATCTTCGTGGTCAACAAGGCCGACCGGGACGGCGCCGACTCGGTCGTGCGCGACCTGCGCTACATGCAGTCGCTGGGCACCCAGTCGCCCGCACAGGCCAAGGTCGAGGGCAGGTGGGTCGCGCCGGTCGTCAAGACGGTGGCCGCCAGGGGCGAGGGTGTGGACGAGGTCGTCGACCGGATCGAGCAGCACGGCGCCTGGATGGCCGAGCACGGAGTCGTCGACCAGCGCCGGCGCAAGCGGGCCGCCGACGAGGTGGAGGCCATCGCGCTGACCACGCTGCGCGAGCGGATGGGCGACCTGCGTGGGAGCGACGCGCTGGACAAGCTCGCCGTGCAGGTCGTCGCCGGCCAGATCGATCCGTACACCGCCGCCGACGCGCTGGTGGAAGCGCTGTGACGGCGACGGCTCGGCGCTGTGGCCACACCTCGAGGGCGACTGGCGTCCCCGAGGGTGAAGGGAAGGTCTGATGCTGAGCGCCCTGCGCGTCGTCGCGCTGCTGGAGACGCTGTCGTTCACGGTGCTGCTCGTGGGGTCGCTGCTCAAGCGCACCACCGGCCCCGACCTCGTGCCGGTGCTCGGTCCGCTGCACGGTGCTCTCTACCTGGGGCTGGTCGTGCTGGTGCTCGCCAACCTGGAGCGGCTGCGTTGGTCGTGGTGGTTCACCCTGCTGATGTTGACGATCGGGTCGCCGGGCGCGCACTTCGCGGTCCGCGCCAGCTGCGTGCCCACATCATCGGCCTGACCGGCCGACCACCTCGCCGAAGTGGATCATCTGGAGACTGGATCGGCAGTAGACGCGCCGGCGTGTCTGCTGCCGATCCAGTCAGGAGAAGATCACCGGCGAGGTACGGCGGCGCTCGCAGCCTGTTGCGCAGTCACAGGCCCGGCCGTAGGTTCACGGCGTGACGCAGGTCGCGGACCGGGGTCACACGCACGACGCGACTGCCGGCTCCGGTCCGGGGGCGCGCGGGATCCGCTGACCCTGTTTCCCGACAAGGCCGACGACCCCGTTCAGCCCTCCGTCCGTCGCTCGCCAGCCGCTGCCCCGTACGTCCGGCGAGCCTTGGAGAGGCACAGATGCGCGTACGCATGAAGGTTGACGGCGTCACCTACGACGACGAGGTCGAGCCACGCAAGCTGCTCACCCACCATCTGCGTGAGGGCCTCGGCCGGGTCGGCACGCCCATCGGCTGCGACACCTCGAACTGCGGTGCCTGCACCGTCCTGATCGACGGTGACAGCGTGAAGAGCTGCTCGGTGCTCGCCGTGCAGGCCGACGGAACCGACATCACGACGATCCAGGGACTGGCCGGCGGGCCGGAGGGCTCCGGCGCGCAGTGGCACCCGGTGCAGAAGGCCTTCCAGGAGCACCACGGCCTGCAGTGCGGTTTCTGCACGCCGGGCATGGTGCTGGCGGCGGTCGACCTGCTGAAGCGCAACCCGAGCCCCACCGAGGACGAGGTCCGGCACGGCCTCGAGGGCAACCTCTGCCGCTGCACGGGCTATCAGAACATCGTCAAGGCGGTGCTGTCCGCCGCCTCGGAGCTGCGCGGAGAGGGCCCCCTGCCCGGCTCGTTCTCCGACGGCCCCGCCGACAAGCAGGAGGTCCCGGCATGACCGACCAGCTGGATGCCGGCCTCGTCGCCGGCGAGATCGCCGAGCACCCGGACGCCCTGTCCTCGCCGTACGCCGGCGGCGAACTCGGCCGTGGCCGGCGCCGCAAGGAGGACGCCAAGCTCCTCACCGGGCAGACGAACTGGACCGACAACATCACCCTGCCCGGTTTGCTGCACCTGGCCGTGCTCCGCAGCCCGATGGCGCACGCGAAGATCGTCTCGGTCGACGTCTCGGCGGCGCTCGAGATGCCGGGCGTGATCGCCGCCTACAGCGGCGCCGACCTGGCCGACGTGCAGGGCTCGCTGCCGTGTGCCTGGCCGGTGACGCCCGACATGGTGCATCCCGACCACCCCCCGCTGGCGGTCGACGAGGTGCGCTACGTCGGTGACGGTGTCGCCGTCGTCGTGGCCCGGGACCGGTACGCCGCCGCCGACGCGCTCGAGGCGATCGCGGTGGAGTACGACCAGCTGCCGGCGGTGGTCGACATGGAGGCCGCCCTGGCCGACGGTGCGCCGCTGGTGCACTCCGACAAGGGCACCAACCGCTGCTTCCTGTTCGACTTCCCGGGCGCCGGCGCGGACTACGACGAGACCGTCGCCGCGGCCGGCGAAGACGCCGTGGTCGTCAGGCGCCGCTTCATCCAGCAGCGCCTGCTGCCGACGGCGATGGAGCCGCGGGCGGTCGTCGTCGCACCGATCTCGGCGGCCGACGAGTACACCGTCTACTCCGCCACCCAGGTCCCGCACATCCTGCGCGTGATGCTGGCGCTGGTCACCAACATCCCGGAGCAGAAGATCCGGGTGATCGCGCCGGACGTCGGCGGCGGCTTCGGCAGCAAGCTCAATGTCTACGCCGAGGAGGTGCTCTGCCTGGTCGTGGCCAAGAAGCTGGGCCGGCCGGTGAAGTGGACCGAGTCGCGCAGCGAGAACTACCAGGCCACCATCCACGGACGCGACCAGATACAGGACATCGAGATCGCGGCGCGCAAGGACGGCACCCTGCTCGGGCTGAAGGTGCAGCTGCTCGCCGACATGGGCGCCTACCTGCAGCTCGTCACGCCCGGCATCCCGATCCTGGGCGCGTTCATGTTCCCCGCCATCTACAAGATGCCGAGCTACCGCTTCATCTGCACCGGCGTCTTCACGACCAAGACACCCACCGACGCCTACCGCGGCGCCGGCCGGCCCGAGGCGACCTTCGCCATCGAGCGGATCATGGACGAGCTGGCTGCCGAGCTCGGGCGCGACCCGATGGAGCTGCGCAAGCAGAACTGGATCAAGCACGAGGAGTTCCCGTACGACATGGTGGCCGGGCTCACCTACGACTCGGGCAACTACGAGGCGGCCACCGAGAAGGCCATGGGGATGTTCGAGTACGACGATCTCCGGGCTGAGCAACAGCGTCTCCGGGCAGAGGGAGCCCCGGTGCAGCTGGGCATCGGCATCTCGACGTTCACCGAGATGTGCGGGCTGGCGCCGTCCCGTGTGCTCGGCTCGCTGTCCTACGGCGCCGGCGGCTGGGAATCCGCGACGATCCGGATGCTGCCGACCGGCAAGGTCGAGGTCGTCTCGGGAGCCACGCCGCACGGGCAGGGCCACCACACCGCGTGGAGCCAGATCGTGGCCGATGCGCTGGGGGTGCCGTTCGAGGACGTCGAGGTGCTCACCGGCGACACCGACTCGAGCGCCAAGGGCATGGACACCTACGGCTCCCGCTCGCTGGTCGTGGGCGGCATCGCGATCCACAAGGCGACCGGCAAGGTGCTCGAGAAGGCGAAGCGGATCGCCGCGCACCTGCTCGAGGCGTCCGAGCAGGACGTGGAGTTCGACAAGGGCGCCTTCTCCGTCAAAGGCTCGCCGGAGGCCACCCTCACGATCCAGGAGGTGGCACTCGCGACCTTCGCGGCGCACAACCTCCCGGACGGGATGGAGCCGACGCTGGACAGCGACTGCGTCTACGACCCGGAGAACTTCAGCTACCCGCACGGCACCCACCTGTGCGCGGTGGAGGTGGACACCGAGACCGGCTTCACCAGGATCCGCAAGTACGTGTCGGTCGACGACGTCGGGAAGATCGTCAACCCGGTCATCGTCGAGGGCCAGGTGCACGGCGGCCTGGCCCAGGGGATCGCGCAGGCGCTGTACGAGGAGGCGGTCTACGACGCCGAGGGCAACCTCACGACCGGTTCGCTGGTCGACTACCTCGTCCCGGCCGCGCCCGATCTGCCGCACTTCGACACCGGTCGCACCGAGACCCCGGCGACCAGCAACCCGCTGGGTGTCAAGGGTGTCGGCGAGGCCGGCACCATCGCCTCCACACCGGCCGTCATCAACGCCGTCGTCGACGCACTGCGGCCGTTCGGTATCTCCGACATCCGCATGCCGGCGACGCCGGAGCGGGTGTGGCGCGCCCTGCACGGCGACGGCACCGAACGCGCCGCCGCCGGAACCGTCGCCTATGGCGGCGCCTCGACCGCTTCCACCTCCGGAAGCTCCGCCGCCGACACCGCAGGAGGTCCGCAGTGATCCCCGCCCAGTTCGACTACGTCGCTCCCACGTCGCTGGCCGACGCCGTCACCGCGCTCGGCGAGGCCGGTGAGGACGCCAAGATCCTGGCCGGCGGGCAGAGCCTGATCCCGGTGCTCCGCCTACGGCTGGCCTTTCCCACGGTGCTCGTCGATCTGGGCCGGGTCGAGGAGCTGCGCGGGGTGTCCGAGGACGACGGCGCGATCGTCATCGGCGCGATGACCCGGCACAGCGACGTGCTCTCCGACCCGCTGGTCCGGCAGTACGCCGGCCTGCTGGCCGAGGCGACGGCCACCGTGGCCGACCCGGCTGTCCGCCACCGCGGCACCTTCGGGGGTGCGCTGGCGCACGCCGACCCGGCGGGTGACCTGGCCGCAGTGGCCCTCGCGCTGGATGCCGAGCTCGTCGCGGAGGGGCCCGGTGGCCGGCGCACCATCGCGGCCCGCGACTTCTTCCTGGACTACCTGGAGACGGCGCTGTCGCCGGACGAGATCCTGGCTGCCGTGCGGATCCCCAAGCTCGAAGGCAGCTGGGGCTACCGCTACGAGAAGTTCAACCGGGTGGCGCAGGCCTGGGCGATCGTCGGCGTCGCGGCGGCCGTCCGCACCGAGGGCGGCTCGATCACCGAGGCCCGGATCGGCCTGACCAACATGGGCTCGACGCCGGTGCGGCCGGCGGCGGTGGAGGCGGCGCTGCCCGGGGCCGCCGACGCGGCGGCGGTCAAGGCGGCCGCACTGTCGGCGGCGGACGGCACCACTCCGCCGTCGGACCTGGGCGGGCAGTCGGACTACCGCGCCCACCTGGCCCGGGTGCTCACCGCACGGGCCGTGGTGGGTGCCGCCGGGCTCACGACATGACAGGCGGAGGCAGCTGACCGCCTCCGCTCCGGCCCGGCGGGGCCTGCTGCCCTCCCAGCTGCAGGACCCCGCCGGACTCGCCCGGCTGCTCGCCGACGCGGGCTACTTCGCCGACGAGGGCGTGGCCACGGCGGCCTACCTCGCCCTCGCCCTGCCGCGCCCGCTGTTCCTCGAGGGGGAGCCGGGTGTCGGCAAGACATCGCTGGCGCACGCCCTGGCGACGGTGGTCGGAGCCGACCTGTTGCGCCTGCAGTGCTACGAGGGCATCGACGCTTCGCAGGCGCTCTACGACTGGGACTTCCCCCGCCAGCTGCTACACCTGCGCGCCGCCGAGGCGGCCGGGCAGGCGGACGCCGAGCGGCTCGAGGCGGAGGTCTACAGCCGGCGGTTCCTGCTGGCCCGCCCGCTCCTGGCGGCGCTCGAGACGTCGCCGGCGGTGCTGCTCGTCGACGAGGTCGACCGGGCCGACGACGAGTTCGAGGCCTTCCTGCTCGAGGTGCTGTCCGACTACACCGTGACGGTCCCGGAGCTGGGCACGGTCCGCGCCCAGGTGCCGCCGGTCGTGGTCGTCACGAGCAACCGCACCCGCGAGGTGCACGACGCCCTCAAGCGGCGTTGCCTCTACCACTGGGTCGAGCATCCCGACTTCGATCGGGAGGTCGCCATCGTCCGGGCCCGGGTGCCCGAGGCCTCCGCCGCGCTGGCCGGCCAGGTCGCCCGGGCCGTCGCCGTCCTGCGCTCCGAGGACCTGCTCAAGCCACCCGGCGTCGCCGAGACCATCGACTGGGCTCAGGCCCTGGTCGCCCTGGGCGCCGAGCGGCTCGACGCGGGGCTGGCGACGGCGACCCTGGGCGCCGTGCTGAAGTACCGCGAGGACCAGCTGCACGCCAAGCGCCCCGACGTGCAGCAGCTGCTGACCACGGCGATGCTGGGGAGATGAGCGCCGTGGCCGAGCCGTACGACGCCGTCGACACCGTCGTCGGCCTGGCGGCCACCCTGCGCGGCATGGGGGTCGCGGCCTCCCCCGACCGGGTGCATGCGGCCGTCGCGGCCCTGGCCGAGCTGGACCCGCTCCGGCGCCCGGACGTCTACTGGGCCGGCCGGCTGACGCTCTGCGGCAGCGCCGAGGACCTGCCCCGTTACGACCTCGCCTTCGACGCCTACTTCGGCGACCGGTCGGGGACGGCCGTGCGGCGGCAGCGGCTGACCCGGCGGGCGCTGCAGCTGGTCGCCGAGCCGGGGAGCGAGCCGGGCGACGGTGACGGTGACACGGCGCCGCCCGAGTCGGTCAGCGCAGCGGCCAGCAGCGTGGAGCAGCTGCGGTCGCGGGACGTGAGCACCCTGACCGCCGCCGAGCGGGACCAGCTGCGGGCGCTGCTGGCGGCGCTGCGGCTGCCGGGAGAGAAGCGGGCCACCCGGCGCCTGCGGCCCGCGCCGCGCGGCCGGGTCGACGGCACCCGCACGCTGCGCGCCTGGCTGGCCGCGGGGGGTGAGCCGGCCCGGCTGCGGCACCGGGCGCCGGCGCTGCGGACCCGCCGTGTGGTGCTGCTCGTCGACGTCAGCGGCTCGATGGAGAGCTACGCCGACGCGCTGCTGCGCTTCGCGCACGCCGCCTCGCGACGCGGCTCCGCCCCCACCGAGGTCTTCACCCTCGGCACCCGGCTCACCCGCGTGTCGCGTGAGATGGCCGTACGGGACCCGGACGCCGCGATGGCCGGTGTCGCCGCGGCGGTCCCGGACGCCGGCGGCGGCACCCGGCTGGGCGAGCTGCTCGCGCAGTTCCTCGTCCAGTGGGGCCAGCGCGGGACCGCGCGCGGTGCGGTCGTGGTGATCCTGTCCGACGGCTGGGAGCGCGGCGACGCGACGCTGCTCGGGGAGCAGATGGAGCGGCTGCACCGGCTGGCGCACCGGGTCGTCTGGGCCAACCCGCGCAAGGCCGCTCCGGGCTACGCGCCGCTGGCCGCGGGGATGGCCGCCGCGCTGCCGCACGTCGACGACTTCGTCGAGGGTCACAGCCTCGGCGCGCTCGAGCAGCTGGCCGCGGTCGTGCGCGGGAGCGCCCGTGCGTGACCTCGCCGGTGGGCTGCGCACCCTGCTCGGGCAGGAGGCGCCCTTCGCGCTGGCCACGGTGATCGGGACGGCGGGGAGTTCGCCGCGCCCCCCGGGTGCGGCCATGGCGGTGAGTGCGGACGGGCAGGCGCTCGGCAGCATCTCCGGCGGCTGCGTCGAGGGGGCGGTCTACGACACCGCCGAGCAGGTCCTCGGCGGCGGGAGGCCGGTCGTCGAGAGCTACGGCTACAGCGACGACGAGGCCTTCGCCGTCGGCCTCACCTGCGGCGGCACGCTCGAGGTGCTCGTGGCCCCCGCCGACCGCGAGGTGCTCGCGGCGTGGGCCGACCGGATGGCGGCCGACGAGCCGGTCGCGCTCGCCACGGTCGTGCGGGGGCCCGCGCCGGTCGGGGCGGTGCTGCTCGTCGGCCCGTCGTACGCCGTCGGGAGCCTGGGGGCGGAGGGGCTCGACGTGGCCGTCACCGACGACGCCCGCGGGATGCTCGCCGCCGGGCAGACCGGCGACCGCCACTACGGGCCCCGGGGCGAGCGGCGCATCGACGACGTCACCGTCTTCGTGCAGTCCTTCACGCCACCGCCGCGGATGCTCGTCTTCGGCGCCACCGACTTCGCCGCCGCGGT of Mycobacteriales bacterium contains these proteins:
- the meaB gene encoding methylmalonyl Co-A mutase-associated GTPase MeaB, which gives rise to MTTARSRRALDIPALVEQAGEGQPRAVARLISLVEDASPALREVMALLAPRAGHARVLGLTGSPGVGKSTCTSALVTAYRRRGLRVGVLAVDPSSPFSGGALLGDRVRMQEHATDGGVFIRSMASRGQLGGLSWATPQALRVLAAAGCDVVLVETVGVGQAEVEVASLADTTLVLLAPGMGDGIQAAKAGILEVADIFVVNKADRDGADSVVRDLRYMQSLGTQSPAQAKVEGRWVAPVVKTVAARGEGVDEVVDRIEQHGAWMAEHGVVDQRRRKRAADEVEAIALTTLRERMGDLRGSDALDKLAVQVVAGQIDPYTAADALVEAL
- a CDS encoding DUF3817 domain-containing protein — translated: MLSALRVVALLETLSFTVLLVGSLLKRTTGPDLVPVLGPLHGALYLGLVVLVLANLERLRWSWWFTLLMLTIGSPGAHFAVRASCVPTSSA
- a CDS encoding (2Fe-2S)-binding protein yields the protein MRVRMKVDGVTYDDEVEPRKLLTHHLREGLGRVGTPIGCDTSNCGACTVLIDGDSVKSCSVLAVQADGTDITTIQGLAGGPEGSGAQWHPVQKAFQEHHGLQCGFCTPGMVLAAVDLLKRNPSPTEDEVRHGLEGNLCRCTGYQNIVKAVLSAASELRGEGPLPGSFSDGPADKQEVPA
- a CDS encoding xanthine dehydrogenase family protein molybdopterin-binding subunit, whose product is MTDQLDAGLVAGEIAEHPDALSSPYAGGELGRGRRRKEDAKLLTGQTNWTDNITLPGLLHLAVLRSPMAHAKIVSVDVSAALEMPGVIAAYSGADLADVQGSLPCAWPVTPDMVHPDHPPLAVDEVRYVGDGVAVVVARDRYAAADALEAIAVEYDQLPAVVDMEAALADGAPLVHSDKGTNRCFLFDFPGAGADYDETVAAAGEDAVVVRRRFIQQRLLPTAMEPRAVVVAPISAADEYTVYSATQVPHILRVMLALVTNIPEQKIRVIAPDVGGGFGSKLNVYAEEVLCLVVAKKLGRPVKWTESRSENYQATIHGRDQIQDIEIAARKDGTLLGLKVQLLADMGAYLQLVTPGIPILGAFMFPAIYKMPSYRFICTGVFTTKTPTDAYRGAGRPEATFAIERIMDELAAELGRDPMELRKQNWIKHEEFPYDMVAGLTYDSGNYEAATEKAMGMFEYDDLRAEQQRLRAEGAPVQLGIGISTFTEMCGLAPSRVLGSLSYGAGGWESATIRMLPTGKVEVVSGATPHGQGHHTAWSQIVADALGVPFEDVEVLTGDTDSSAKGMDTYGSRSLVVGGIAIHKATGKVLEKAKRIAAHLLEASEQDVEFDKGAFSVKGSPEATLTIQEVALATFAAHNLPDGMEPTLDSDCVYDPENFSYPHGTHLCAVEVDTETGFTRIRKYVSVDDVGKIVNPVIVEGQVHGGLAQGIAQALYEEAVYDAEGNLTTGSLVDYLVPAAPDLPHFDTGRTETPATSNPLGVKGVGEAGTIASTPAVINAVVDALRPFGISDIRMPATPERVWRALHGDGTERAAAGTVAYGGASTASTSGSSAADTAGGPQ
- a CDS encoding FAD binding domain-containing protein, whose translation is MIPAQFDYVAPTSLADAVTALGEAGEDAKILAGGQSLIPVLRLRLAFPTVLVDLGRVEELRGVSEDDGAIVIGAMTRHSDVLSDPLVRQYAGLLAEATATVADPAVRHRGTFGGALAHADPAGDLAAVALALDAELVAEGPGGRRTIAARDFFLDYLETALSPDEILAAVRIPKLEGSWGYRYEKFNRVAQAWAIVGVAAAVRTEGGSITEARIGLTNMGSTPVRPAAVEAALPGAADAAAVKAAALSAADGTTPPSDLGGQSDYRAHLARVLTARAVVGAAGLTT
- a CDS encoding MoxR family ATPase, giving the protein MPSQLQDPAGLARLLADAGYFADEGVATAAYLALALPRPLFLEGEPGVGKTSLAHALATVVGADLLRLQCYEGIDASQALYDWDFPRQLLHLRAAEAAGQADAERLEAEVYSRRFLLARPLLAALETSPAVLLVDEVDRADDEFEAFLLEVLSDYTVTVPELGTVRAQVPPVVVVTSNRTREVHDALKRRCLYHWVEHPDFDREVAIVRARVPEASAALAGQVARAVAVLRSEDLLKPPGVAETIDWAQALVALGAERLDAGLATATLGAVLKYREDQLHAKRPDVQQLLTTAMLGR
- a CDS encoding VWA domain-containing protein, producing MSAVAEPYDAVDTVVGLAATLRGMGVAASPDRVHAAVAALAELDPLRRPDVYWAGRLTLCGSAEDLPRYDLAFDAYFGDRSGTAVRRQRLTRRALQLVAEPGSEPGDGDGDTAPPESVSAAASSVEQLRSRDVSTLTAAERDQLRALLAALRLPGEKRATRRLRPAPRGRVDGTRTLRAWLAAGGEPARLRHRAPALRTRRVVLLVDVSGSMESYADALLRFAHAASRRGSAPTEVFTLGTRLTRVSREMAVRDPDAAMAGVAAAVPDAGGGTRLGELLAQFLVQWGQRGTARGAVVVILSDGWERGDATLLGEQMERLHRLAHRVVWANPRKAAPGYAPLAAGMAAALPHVDDFVEGHSLGALEQLAAVVRGSARA
- a CDS encoding XdhC/CoxI family protein, with product MRDLAGGLRTLLGQEAPFALATVIGTAGSSPRPPGAAMAVSADGQALGSISGGCVEGAVYDTAEQVLGGGRPVVESYGYSDDEAFAVGLTCGGTLEVLVAPADREVLAAWADRMAADEPVALATVVRGPAPVGAVLLVGPSYAVGSLGAEGLDVAVTDDARGMLAAGQTGDRHYGPRGERRIDDVTVFVQSFTPPPRMLVFGATDFAAAVSRIGVFLGYRVTVCDARPVFATAARFPEAHEVVCDWPHRYLENTEVDGRTVLCVLTHDPKFDVPLLEVALRRPAAYIGAMGSRRTHEDRLRRLREAGLTDQQLGRLHSPIGLDLGARTAEETAVSIAAEIVQHHWGGSGRPLAQTTGDIHTDGVQTRPVSA